One part of the Arachidicoccus terrestris genome encodes these proteins:
- a CDS encoding metal-sulfur cluster assembly factor — MQLQQSLQMHDPFFEQKALVIGALYDVIDPELFVNIVDLGLVYDIDFLPDNKILITMTLSTPHCPLGEAIQTGVKNRLLQEFADHQIDIEIVWEPAWSLEKISEEGRKMLGMPPRN, encoded by the coding sequence ATGCAACTCCAACAATCACTCCAAATGCATGATCCGTTTTTTGAACAGAAGGCACTAGTTATCGGGGCTCTTTATGATGTTATTGATCCTGAGCTTTTTGTCAACATAGTAGACCTCGGCCTGGTCTATGATATTGACTTCTTACCAGACAATAAGATTCTAATCACTATGACACTATCCACACCACATTGTCCATTGGGTGAAGCCATTCAGACGGGTGTTAAAAACAGATTGCTACAAGAATTTGCTGATCATCAAATTGATATAGAAATTGTATGGGAGCCAGCCTGGAGTCTTGAAAAGATCTCTGAGGAAGGTAGAAAGATGCTGGGAATGCCACCTCGGAATTAA
- a CDS encoding agmatinase family protein, with amino-acid sequence MVDLSNFDPNSVGNPENGLFGLPFNNVEDSGLVILPVPWEVTVSYGSGAARAIEPILKASLQIDLFDPDYGNTWQKGFFMMDLDKKILTKSDYLRKEAELFVDYICHGDEVGKNNFMCKSIRDINEGGIYLNTWVYERAKNLISKGKLVGLLGGDHSTPYGYIKALAETHESFGILQIDAHCDLRSAYEGFTYSHASIMYNVLEDIPQVNKLVQIGIRDFCEQEWDYIQQHPDRVKTFFDRQIKERMYEGESWQSLVDEIVAQLPDKVYLSFDIDGLDPKLCPNTGTPVQGGFEACQIIYLIKKIVASGRRLIGFDLVEVGSNNEVADANVGARMLWHLCNWLTISNNK; translated from the coding sequence ATGGTAGATTTATCCAACTTTGATCCCAATAGCGTTGGGAACCCCGAAAACGGCCTTTTTGGTCTTCCTTTCAATAATGTGGAAGATTCAGGTCTTGTAATTTTGCCGGTGCCTTGGGAAGTGACGGTGAGTTATGGTTCAGGCGCAGCAAGAGCCATTGAACCCATTTTAAAAGCCAGCTTGCAGATTGACCTTTTTGACCCGGATTATGGTAATACGTGGCAAAAGGGCTTTTTTATGATGGATCTGGATAAGAAAATCCTGACTAAAAGCGATTATTTACGCAAGGAGGCAGAACTCTTTGTAGATTATATTTGCCATGGTGATGAAGTGGGGAAGAATAACTTCATGTGCAAAAGTATTCGCGATATCAATGAAGGTGGGATTTATTTAAATACCTGGGTTTACGAACGCGCTAAAAACCTGATAAGCAAAGGTAAACTGGTTGGGCTATTAGGTGGCGATCATAGCACCCCCTATGGCTATATAAAAGCATTGGCGGAGACTCATGAGTCATTTGGGATATTACAGATAGATGCACATTGTGATCTAAGAAGTGCCTATGAAGGTTTTACATATTCTCATGCATCGATCATGTACAATGTGTTGGAAGATATTCCGCAGGTCAATAAGCTGGTTCAGATCGGTATCCGTGATTTTTGTGAGCAGGAATGGGATTATATCCAGCAGCATCCGGACCGAGTAAAAACATTCTTTGATCGCCAGATTAAAGAAAGAATGTATGAAGGTGAGAGCTGGCAATCTTTGGTTGATGAGATTGTTGCTCAATTGCCCGATAAGGTGTATCTTTCTTTTGATATTGACGGATTAGACCCAAAACTTTGCCCCAATACAGGAACACCGGTCCAGGGAGGTTTTGAAGCTTGCCAGATCATCTATCTGATCAAAAAGATTGTGGCAAGCGGTCGCAGACTGATTGGCTTTGACCTGGTTGAAGTAGGGTCTAATAATGAAGTGGCAGATGCCAATGTTGGTGCCCGCATGTTATGGCATCTCTGTAATTGGCTCACTATTAGCAATAACAAATAA
- a CDS encoding AI-2E family transporter, producing MENKTFPFYMKISSVLLMLCLLLWLLFVGKTILVPLFIAAIICIFLIKPCNYLESKGMHHAIAAIICMLAAIVVIGAIIYFISEQLIDFKQDLPVLEAHFNTALGNMQAYIQKHFHVSSINLQTSVENLRTKVLNSAPALVGSTVSTVSTVIEYTVLVPIYTFLFLLYRNLIVRFLIACFKETHSEAVAAVLGKTKYVIRNYIFGLLIEMLIVAILLIIGFMIIGAKYALLMSFVVALLNLIPYLGILTAAIICLVITATSGSLVTMLGVLIVVSVVHLIDSNILLPKVVGSKVKINALVTIVGVIIGNQIWGIPGMFLAVPMMAFLKVFFDGVDDLKPWGILLGEDISRPHKPRSLKIKIKKKMKTAPKEND from the coding sequence ATGGAGAATAAGACCTTCCCCTTTTATATGAAGATCAGCAGTGTTCTGCTGATGCTTTGCTTATTACTATGGCTGCTATTTGTTGGAAAAACCATCTTGGTACCCTTGTTTATTGCAGCCATAATCTGTATTTTTCTAATTAAGCCTTGTAATTATCTAGAAAGCAAGGGAATGCACCATGCGATCGCAGCGATTATCTGCATGTTAGCGGCTATCGTCGTTATCGGTGCTATTATTTATTTTATATCTGAGCAATTAATTGACTTCAAACAGGATTTACCGGTCCTGGAAGCTCACTTCAATACCGCACTGGGCAATATGCAAGCCTACATACAGAAGCATTTTCATGTTAGTTCCATTAATTTACAAACCTCAGTAGAAAACCTGCGAACCAAAGTCCTCAACAGTGCCCCCGCCCTGGTAGGTTCAACAGTCTCTACCGTTTCTACCGTTATCGAATACACTGTTCTGGTACCTATCTACACTTTTTTATTTTTGCTCTATCGCAATCTGATTGTCCGATTTCTGATCGCCTGTTTTAAGGAGACTCATAGTGAAGCTGTGGCTGCTGTTTTGGGTAAGACTAAATATGTCATTCGAAATTATATTTTTGGACTGTTAATAGAAATGCTGATCGTTGCCATTTTACTGATTATTGGCTTTATGATTATCGGCGCTAAATATGCCCTACTGATGTCCTTTGTCGTCGCACTTCTAAATCTGATCCCGTATCTGGGCATTCTTACTGCGGCTATTATTTGTCTGGTCATTACAGCCACCTCGGGCAGTCTGGTCACTATGCTGGGGGTACTCATCGTGGTTTCTGTGGTACATTTAATTGATAGCAATATATTACTGCCCAAGGTAGTGGGTTCAAAAGTAAAAATCAATGCACTGGTTACCATTGTCGGTGTTATCATTGGCAATCAGATCTGGGGTATTCCGGGTATGTTCCTGGCAGTCCCTATGATGGCATTTTTGAAGGTGTTCTTTGACGGTGTGGATGACCTCAAACCGTGGGGTATATTACTCGGTGAAGATATCAGCCGGCCACATAAACCCAGAAGCCTGAAAATTAAGATCAAAAAAAAGATGAAAACGGCACCAAAAGAAAATGATTAA
- a CDS encoding glycosyltransferase — MNLGTLIVEVIAVLLILYALLILLYRRLWKKLSPIMLEAQYEIPVNRIRFSIIIPARNEEENIATCLTSILGGSYPNVLYDITVVDDFSTDGTGDILRQLQTQFPGRLKVIELAKMLDSRPINSYKKKALELAISQATGDWILTTDADCIVPVDWLAYFDEYIRKSGKRFVAAPVRFTDMGSFVSKFQCLDFLSLQGVTGAAVGGGLMSMCNGANLGYEKAFFEQVGGFTGIDQLASGDDMFLMQKMQERQPGSTGYLFAAKATVSTLPMPDWTSLINQRIRWASKAGTYKDWKIKLVLLLVYLVNLGLLLLFVIGLFHPALLLSWTGLILFKFLIELSFMWPVAAFFQQRYLLRWFLVMQPFHIAYTVVAGWLGLFGKYKWKGRSVK; from the coding sequence ATGAACTTGGGGACTCTTATAGTTGAAGTTATAGCCGTTTTGCTGATCCTCTATGCTTTATTAATCTTATTGTATAGAAGACTATGGAAGAAATTAAGTCCTATTATGCTTGAGGCGCAGTATGAGATACCGGTGAATCGCATCCGGTTCAGTATTATTATACCTGCCCGCAATGAGGAAGAGAATATAGCTACCTGTCTGACTTCTATACTGGGAGGCAGTTACCCCAACGTATTGTATGATATTACAGTAGTGGATGATTTCAGTACAGATGGCACAGGAGATATATTGCGTCAATTGCAGACGCAGTTTCCTGGCCGGCTAAAAGTTATTGAACTGGCAAAGATGCTGGATAGCCGACCGATTAACTCTTATAAGAAAAAAGCGCTGGAACTGGCCATTAGCCAGGCAACTGGTGACTGGATACTTACAACGGACGCAGATTGTATTGTTCCGGTAGACTGGCTTGCTTATTTTGATGAATATATTCGCAAGTCGGGTAAGCGCTTTGTGGCGGCCCCCGTACGGTTTACAGACATGGGTTCTTTTGTCAGTAAATTTCAGTGTCTGGATTTTCTTAGCCTGCAGGGCGTGACTGGCGCTGCTGTCGGCGGGGGCCTGATGAGTATGTGTAACGGAGCAAATCTTGGTTATGAGAAGGCCTTTTTTGAGCAAGTGGGAGGCTTTACCGGTATTGACCAACTTGCCAGTGGCGATGATATGTTTTTAATGCAAAAGATGCAAGAAAGGCAGCCGGGCTCAACCGGGTATTTATTTGCTGCAAAAGCTACCGTATCGACATTACCCATGCCTGACTGGACTTCCTTAATTAATCAGCGGATTCGCTGGGCCAGTAAGGCGGGCACCTATAAGGATTGGAAAATAAAACTTGTACTCTTGCTTGTTTACCTTGTAAATCTGGGATTATTATTGCTGTTTGTAATAGGACTTTTCCATCCGGCGTTGTTGCTGAGTTGGACCGGGCTGATTTTGTTTAAATTTTTAATTGAACTTAGTTTTATGTGGCCGGTTGCTGCTTTCTTTCAACAGCGATATTTATTGCGCTGGTTTTTAGTTATGCAGCCTTTTCACATCGCATATACCGTGGTCGCAGGATGGCTGGGCCTTTTCGGTAAATACAAATGGAAGGGTAGAAGCGTAAAATGA
- a CDS encoding alpha/beta fold hydrolase, giving the protein MMQQHFLEFQKTSICYYVYGSGPQLAFCLHGYSNNASLFSLLEEPLGRDYTFIALDLPFHGLTRWGRGRMEVAELNDILQAIVARESRSRDYFLVGFSLGARICICLFNHNPKPVRKMILLSPDGLYSSIWYKILVRTRLGHRLMAWLLKNPKKSMPMLDWFFDHKLINKTIYTYACSFVHSKRQSTLLYARWVSMSKLHPGLKAFQRQLKASKIPVLMVFGKKDQVTPMQNADTIRKYHSQYLHVYKWDAGHLLLKPQYLSKLTGLFINTYTINQ; this is encoded by the coding sequence ATGATGCAGCAACACTTCCTTGAATTTCAGAAGACCAGCATCTGCTATTATGTATATGGCAGTGGCCCACAGCTGGCGTTTTGTCTGCATGGTTACAGTAACAATGCCTCTCTTTTTAGTTTACTGGAGGAGCCATTAGGGCGTGATTACACATTCATCGCCCTGGATCTGCCTTTTCACGGATTGACCAGATGGGGCAGAGGCAGGATGGAGGTAGCCGAACTCAATGATATTTTACAGGCTATCGTAGCCAGGGAAAGTAGAAGCCGGGATTATTTTCTGGTCGGATTTAGTCTGGGCGCCCGTATCTGTATCTGCCTGTTTAATCATAATCCGAAACCGGTCCGTAAAATGATTTTGCTTTCGCCCGATGGGCTATATAGTTCAATATGGTATAAGATACTCGTACGTACCCGGTTGGGGCACCGGCTAATGGCTTGGTTGCTCAAAAATCCGAAAAAGTCTATGCCGATGCTGGATTGGTTTTTCGACCATAAGCTGATTAATAAGACCATTTATACCTATGCCTGTAGTTTTGTGCACTCCAAAAGGCAGAGTACGTTGTTGTATGCAAGATGGGTGTCAATGTCGAAACTGCATCCAGGCCTGAAAGCATTTCAACGGCAACTAAAAGCCAGTAAAATACCGGTTCTGATGGTTTTTGGTAAAAAAGATCAGGTTACGCCCATGCAGAATGCGGATACCATCCGCAAATACCACAGCCAGTATCTTCATGTGTATAAATGGGATGCGGGCCACCTTTTATTAAAACCGCAGTATTTATCCAAGCTGACGGGTTTATTCATAAATACCTATACAATTAACCAGTAA
- the mtaB gene encoding tRNA (N(6)-L-threonylcarbamoyladenosine(37)-C(2))-methylthiotransferase MtaB — protein sequence MNTQKSVAFHTLGCKLNYSETSTLSRMLEAEGFAKKEFDDLADVYVINTCSVTDNADKECRQLVRRIGRKAPESLVVITGCYAQLKPKEIADIPGVDLVLGAAEKFNIADHLKELTKGDSTRISSCDIEDVSGFNSAYSLNDRTRTFLKVQDGCDYTCSFCTIPKARGKSRSSDIQSVLDNIKRIADTGNVKEIVLTGVNLGDFGKGPDGQKKSEEHFFDLIRSIDELEGIDRYRISSIEPNLLTPDIISFVAGSRHFMPHFHIPLQSGSNKILRLMRRRYQRELYAERIQEIKCLMPHCGIGADVIVGFPSETDAEFKETFDFIHQLDVSYLHVFTYSERPGTAALDIKGAVPVPVRHERNKVLRNLSYKKMQYFTQRQNANTRTVLFEDHNKNGLMEGYTDNYIRVTTSFREEWAGQLVDWVIS from the coding sequence ATGAACACTCAAAAATCTGTCGCTTTTCATACATTAGGTTGCAAACTCAATTATTCAGAGACCTCTACGCTTTCCAGAATGTTAGAGGCCGAGGGATTTGCCAAAAAAGAATTTGACGACCTGGCAGACGTGTATGTAATCAATACGTGTTCAGTTACCGATAACGCAGATAAGGAATGCCGGCAATTGGTCAGACGTATTGGTCGAAAAGCGCCAGAAAGCCTTGTGGTGATCACAGGTTGTTATGCGCAGCTTAAACCAAAAGAGATTGCTGATATTCCAGGTGTGGATCTGGTATTAGGAGCGGCTGAAAAATTCAACATTGCAGACCATCTCAAAGAGCTGACCAAAGGAGATTCAACTCGGATATCCAGTTGTGATATTGAAGATGTAAGCGGTTTTAACAGTGCTTATTCTTTAAATGATCGTACACGTACTTTCTTAAAGGTGCAAGACGGCTGCGATTATACTTGTTCATTCTGTACCATACCCAAAGCGCGTGGGAAAAGCCGCTCCAGTGATATTCAGAGTGTATTGGATAACATAAAAAGGATTGCCGATACCGGGAATGTGAAGGAAATTGTGTTAACGGGTGTGAACCTTGGGGATTTTGGCAAAGGGCCCGACGGACAAAAAAAATCTGAAGAGCATTTTTTTGACCTGATCCGTTCGATCGATGAACTGGAAGGGATAGATCGCTACCGGATTTCTTCTATTGAACCCAATTTGCTCACGCCCGATATTATTTCTTTTGTAGCTGGCAGCAGGCATTTTATGCCCCATTTTCATATCCCGTTACAAAGCGGATCTAATAAGATACTCAGGCTAATGCGCAGAAGATATCAGCGGGAACTATATGCAGAGAGAATTCAGGAGATTAAATGCTTAATGCCGCATTGTGGTATAGGAGCAGATGTAATCGTTGGGTTCCCCTCGGAGACTGATGCCGAATTTAAAGAAACCTTTGATTTTATCCATCAGCTTGATGTCAGTTATCTGCATGTATTTACTTATTCAGAGAGGCCTGGAACCGCAGCACTTGATATTAAGGGAGCTGTGCCTGTGCCTGTGCGTCATGAGCGAAATAAGGTACTCAGAAACCTGTCTTATAAAAAGATGCAATATTTCACACAGAGACAAAATGCCAATACAAGAACCGTTTTATTTGAAGACCATAATAAAAACGGCCTGATGGAAGGCTATACCGATAATTACATCAGAGTTACTACTTCTTTTAGAGAGGAATGGGCCGGTCAGTTGGTAGATTGGGTGATTTCCTAA
- a CDS encoding DUF2249 domain-containing protein encodes MIINGNTKISQLLKENSAALDAITSLAKPLEKLRNPILRKLMASRTTIQQAADISGCDVEAFFLALRPLGFESSNAPVIKAITPDQPTNRPDWLAALVPQQIIVFDVRETLSRGYDPLKEILAEYKKVQPGTALQIINTFIPTPLLRLLENKGALTYSETIAQRLTYSYFFKPIQVNDNKKATAHVKLGDLISTVDEASFNAQLGRYAVDQIKEIDVRTLEMPAPMQAILEELEALSEEHGLYVHHKRIPVYLLEDLQASGKYRVFILPITEGRVDLLLTHNSKFKRGKD; translated from the coding sequence ATGATAATCAACGGCAACACAAAGATCAGCCAGTTACTAAAAGAAAACAGCGCTGCACTTGATGCCATAACCAGCCTAGCAAAACCACTGGAAAAGTTGCGTAATCCAATTCTGAGAAAGCTCATGGCCTCCAGAACGACCATTCAGCAAGCCGCAGATATAAGCGGCTGTGATGTAGAGGCGTTCTTTCTGGCACTGCGCCCCTTAGGTTTTGAAAGCAGCAATGCACCTGTGATTAAAGCTATAACACCAGATCAACCAACCAACCGGCCTGACTGGCTGGCAGCATTAGTCCCTCAGCAGATCATTGTTTTTGATGTGCGGGAAACGCTTAGTAGAGGATATGATCCACTTAAAGAAATCCTGGCCGAATACAAAAAGGTTCAGCCGGGCACCGCCTTGCAGATCATCAATACCTTTATTCCTACTCCTCTACTCAGGCTTCTGGAAAACAAAGGCGCTCTGACCTATTCAGAGACTATTGCACAGCGGCTCACCTATAGCTATTTTTTTAAACCGATCCAGGTAAACGACAATAAAAAAGCAACCGCCCATGTAAAATTGGGTGATTTGATTTCAACGGTAGACGAGGCAAGTTTTAACGCGCAGCTCGGCCGGTATGCAGTTGACCAAATAAAGGAAATAGATGTCCGAACATTGGAAATGCCAGCGCCCATGCAAGCGATCTTAGAAGAATTAGAAGCATTATCCGAGGAGCATGGGCTCTATGTGCATCATAAAAGGATCCCTGTCTATCTGTTAGAAGACCTACAGGCTTCGGGCAAATATCGTGTATTTATATTGCCCATTACAGAGGGTCGGGTAGATCTATTATTAACGCATAACAGCAAGTTTAAACGTGGCAAAGATTAA
- a CDS encoding DUF2249 domain-containing protein codes for MDIENVGRTIDLDKVLDVTVIEPRLKHPTIFKYFDSLKPGEYFIIHNDHDPKPVYYQLLGERGNIFTFEYLSKGPEEWFIQVQKTLIEKEDKNVGNVSEKEQKKASFFAAKGQGYSCNNGKKDDTLTTDTSGHQEVPGCNTDASDPASIASFRDDIILQYDKWNASFLCDFIEQTDHCYFKEQARQLDELGEHIRLKHQKGHPELASLKMYQDQLLATLLFHLTQEKSVLFDSIKQIEKSDQINRERDTLLLRQIYTGTTMKKQANKTLAKLLEHIRFHCAEYNAPADACDAYIYYIKGLSQFDLRLSRYLHLENTILLAKINKWF; via the coding sequence ATGGATATAGAAAACGTCGGCCGCACAATTGACCTGGATAAGGTACTTGATGTGACTGTTATCGAACCCAGACTAAAACATCCAACAATCTTTAAATATTTCGATAGCCTTAAACCTGGTGAATACTTTATTATTCACAATGATCATGATCCGAAACCGGTATATTATCAGCTGCTGGGCGAAAGAGGTAATATATTTACTTTTGAATATTTAAGCAAGGGGCCAGAAGAGTGGTTTATTCAAGTCCAGAAAACCCTTATTGAAAAGGAGGATAAAAACGTTGGTAACGTTTCTGAAAAAGAACAGAAAAAGGCTTCATTTTTTGCCGCCAAAGGACAAGGCTACAGCTGTAACAACGGTAAGAAAGACGACACATTGACTACAGACACGTCTGGGCACCAAGAAGTTCCCGGCTGCAATACAGATGCGAGCGACCCGGCCAGTATCGCATCATTCAGAGATGATATTATTTTGCAATATGACAAATGGAATGCAAGCTTTTTATGCGACTTTATTGAGCAGACTGATCACTGTTATTTCAAGGAACAGGCCCGTCAACTAGATGAATTGGGAGAACATATCCGGTTAAAACACCAGAAGGGTCACCCGGAACTGGCTTCCCTGAAAATGTACCAGGACCAATTACTGGCCACCTTGCTTTTTCATCTGACCCAGGAAAAATCTGTGTTATTCGATTCCATTAAACAGATTGAAAAATCTGATCAGATAAACCGGGAACGAGACACACTGCTGTTACGACAAATTTATACGGGAACAACCATGAAAAAACAGGCCAATAAAACGCTGGCTAAGTTGTTGGAGCATATCAGGTTTCACTGCGCTGAATACAATGCTCCGGCTGACGCTTGTGACGCTTATATTTATTACATAAAAGGGCTTTCACAGTTTGACCTTAGGCTAAGCAGATATCTTCACCTCGAGAACACAATATTGTTGGCAAAAATAAATAAGTGGTTTTAA
- a CDS encoding radical SAM protein has product MPLTSSPFLLYSDGEGNIFEDNSLYAIGRCGWDALPIETEDWIELPDGGNLYELPGRKGIGLDVKTGALRLCDKGWAVAAFIPPAYTGLFLSAYETTDPEAPKLPLFCYTAAGWHNEKLYVPAVRVEQDIRQECAGYKDDLVAAGAIDMLKNYPNNRLVRHLMDNCCNTYHCPAARNLSLGRWECPVPVSPACNANCLGCISFQPESESIVSTQDRLTFKPLAEEIVEFTVPHLLSAPYPIVSFGQGCEGEPLLMWETIRESIIEIRKHTDKGSININTNGSKPDAVRQLCEVGLNSIRVSMNSAQENVYTKYYMPNNYTFENIVQSLKVVKSFGGWTSINYFVFPGMTDTEAEYEALRKLILETDLNMIQWRNFNIDPDWYLSHLGVVDSPEVMGIRQLMEQIHEEFPQLRYGYYNPPIERIKGHYERDFAH; this is encoded by the coding sequence ATGCCCTTAACTTCATCTCCATTTCTGTTGTATTCAGATGGCGAAGGCAATATTTTTGAGGATAACTCTTTATATGCTATCGGTCGTTGTGGCTGGGACGCGTTACCCATTGAAACGGAGGACTGGATAGAGCTGCCTGATGGAGGTAATCTTTATGAATTGCCTGGTAGAAAAGGTATTGGCCTGGATGTAAAAACAGGAGCATTGCGCCTCTGTGATAAAGGCTGGGCAGTAGCGGCTTTTATTCCCCCAGCTTATACAGGGCTTTTTCTGTCTGCATATGAGACTACTGACCCCGAGGCTCCAAAATTGCCACTTTTCTGCTATACAGCTGCAGGGTGGCATAATGAAAAATTGTATGTCCCCGCAGTCCGTGTAGAGCAAGATATCCGACAGGAATGTGCCGGTTATAAGGACGACCTGGTTGCAGCTGGCGCCATTGATATGCTGAAAAATTACCCTAATAATAGATTGGTAAGACATCTGATGGATAATTGTTGCAATACATATCATTGTCCTGCAGCCCGCAATTTATCTTTGGGTAGGTGGGAGTGTCCGGTGCCGGTATCTCCGGCCTGTAATGCCAACTGTTTGGGCTGCATTTCTTTTCAGCCCGAAAGTGAATCTATTGTCTCCACTCAGGACAGACTTACATTTAAACCTTTGGCAGAGGAAATCGTTGAGTTTACAGTGCCCCATTTGCTGAGCGCTCCTTATCCCATTGTCAGCTTTGGGCAGGGGTGTGAAGGAGAACCGTTACTGATGTGGGAGACTATTAGAGAGTCAATCATTGAGATTCGCAAACATACTGATAAAGGAAGTATTAATATTAATACCAACGGCTCCAAGCCAGATGCTGTCAGGCAGCTCTGTGAAGTGGGGCTGAACAGCATCCGGGTTTCCATGAACTCAGCTCAGGAAAATGTGTACACGAAATATTATATGCCGAATAATTACACGTTTGAGAACATCGTACAGAGCCTTAAAGTTGTAAAAAGTTTTGGCGGCTGGACCAGCATTAATTATTTTGTTTTTCCCGGCATGACCGATACGGAAGCCGAGTATGAAGCCTTAAGAAAACTGATTCTGGAGACTGATTTGAATATGATCCAATGGCGCAATTTTAATATTGATCCTGATTGGTATTTGTCCCATCTGGGTGTAGTGGACAGCCCCGAAGTGATGGGTATAAGGCAGCTCATGGAGCAGATTCATGAGGAATTTCCCCAGCTTAGGTATGGGTACTATAACCCGCCGATCGAACGGATCAAAGGACACTATGAGCGGGACTTCGCGCATTAA
- a CDS encoding cbb3-type cytochrome c oxidase subunit I → MAKINIATAPANSAVLPFYGTAALFFILLSILLLWRSPLLTNGYFDFHLLALVHLAVLGWLTMIIFGAGYQLLPVICERELHSETLAVISYLLLSAGIILLSSGFWVTPDLKGVFPLWGIIGGGLVFISSLLFVCNVILTTRICTSFNIQKAFILTSSIWLSATCLAGFLLAWNLRYPYISKSHLQLLKLHAHMGLAGWFLQLIIGVSAKLIPMFLLGKSNKTRLLISAYLFINIGIILFLVDGIFRSVASRAVIYLALVLTGIIFWTFYLRDVYNNRIKRPIDVTLRFSGLSFVNLCLTLLLLVLILVWRPAGQLQILYGTLAILGWISALALGMTFKTLPFIVWNGHYKHLNGKGRIPLPKELYLQWLVRLQWWFYIAALYGLLGGVLLQLETLIQIALIFLIATSISYGINVLYILQHKTSFIHATPTITPNA, encoded by the coding sequence GTGGCAAAGATTAATATTGCGACAGCACCGGCAAACAGCGCAGTTCTGCCATTTTATGGTACGGCCGCACTTTTTTTTATCCTCTTAAGTATCCTGCTCCTTTGGCGTAGCCCTTTGCTGACAAATGGTTATTTCGACTTTCACCTTCTTGCGCTTGTCCATCTGGCTGTTTTGGGGTGGCTGACCATGATCATCTTTGGTGCTGGTTATCAACTGTTGCCTGTTATCTGTGAAAGAGAACTTCATAGCGAAACATTGGCGGTGATCTCCTATCTGCTGCTGTCGGCGGGTATTATTCTGCTCAGTAGTGGTTTCTGGGTTACACCTGACTTGAAGGGTGTATTCCCCCTTTGGGGAATCATCGGAGGAGGGCTTGTATTCATATCCAGTCTGCTATTTGTCTGTAATGTCATACTTACCACCAGAATTTGTACTTCCTTCAATATTCAAAAGGCATTTATACTGACTTCTTCCATTTGGCTCAGTGCAACCTGTCTGGCAGGTTTTTTACTTGCCTGGAATCTGAGATATCCCTATATCAGCAAGAGTCACCTGCAGTTATTAAAGCTTCATGCCCACATGGGACTGGCGGGCTGGTTTCTGCAACTTATTATTGGCGTGAGCGCCAAGCTTATCCCTATGTTTTTATTAGGTAAATCCAACAAAACCCGACTGCTTATTAGTGCCTATCTTTTTATTAATATCGGAATAATTTTATTTTTAGTAGATGGTATTTTCCGGTCAGTGGCAAGTCGTGCCGTCATATACTTAGCTCTTGTATTGACGGGAATCATCTTTTGGACATTTTACCTGAGAGATGTATACAACAACCGGATTAAAAGACCTATTGATGTCACTTTACGTTTTAGTGGATTGTCTTTTGTCAACCTTTGCCTTACTTTATTGCTCTTAGTACTGATTCTTGTATGGCGGCCCGCCGGGCAACTGCAGATCCTTTATGGCACACTGGCCATACTTGGCTGGATTTCTGCATTGGCGCTGGGCATGACGTTTAAAACCCTTCCTTTTATCGTATGGAACGGGCATTATAAACATCTAAATGGCAAGGGGAGGATACCGCTCCCTAAGGAGCTATATCTACAGTGGCTTGTAAGGCTCCAGTGGTGGTTTTATATTGCAGCATTATACGGTCTATTGGGCGGTGTATTATTACAATTAGAGACATTAATACAAATAGCCCTGATTTTCCTGATCGCAACCAGTATAAGTTATGGGATAAATGTACTTTATATCTTGCAACATAAAACAAGTTTCATCCATGCAACTCCAACAATCACTCCAAATGCATGA